The following proteins are encoded in a genomic region of Spirosoma sp. SC4-14:
- a CDS encoding M3 family metallopeptidase → MTQNPFLVPYSTPHQTAPFDKIKNDDYLPALKEGLAQGRKEVDAIVTNPAKPTFDNTIVALERSGNLLGKVASVLFNLNSAETSPELQKIVKEASPLLTEYGNDITLNEKLFDRIKTVYDHRESLKLDPESSMLLEKTYKRFARNGANLDEKGKERLRAIDKELSQLSLQFGENVLNETNEYLMVVTDEKDLAGLPDFAREAAKATAQQKGKEGWAFTLQAPSYGPFMQYADNRELRKKLFLAYNGRGFHGDKNDNSAIIEKIVNLRYERANLLGYKTHADFVLEESMAGSKDKVQSFLDELVTYARPAAERQLLELTTYAKAHGFTEDKLQSWDNSYYAEKLKKEKYDLDDETLKPYFKLENVLDGVFTVANKLYGITFKERSDIPVYNSEVKTFDVFDRNGKFVAVFYGDYFPRAGKRSGAWMNDIQGQKVENGENIRPHIVNVCNFTRPTDTKPSLLTFYEVTTLFHEFGHALHGMLANGKYESLTGTSVPRDFVELPSQVMENWCYDPEALKLFAKHYQTGEVIPNELIEKIRASQNFLAGLANLRQLRFGLVDMYYHNQKPTGESISQVEGKIDSVANLFPRVEGTAFSPAFSHIFAGGYSAGYYSYKWSEVLDADAFEFFKEKGGLDNKEAAESFRKNVLEKGGSEKPMELYKKFRGREPSPRAMLRRSGLVL, encoded by the coding sequence ATGACCCAGAACCCATTTCTGGTGCCGTATTCGACACCTCACCAAACGGCTCCATTCGACAAAATCAAAAATGATGACTACCTGCCTGCCCTGAAAGAAGGCCTGGCTCAGGGACGAAAAGAAGTCGATGCCATTGTTACTAATCCGGCAAAACCTACCTTCGACAACACCATTGTGGCCCTTGAGCGGTCGGGTAATTTGTTGGGTAAGGTAGCGTCGGTGCTGTTCAACCTAAACAGTGCCGAAACAAGTCCCGAACTCCAGAAAATTGTTAAGGAAGCGTCGCCGTTGCTTACCGAATACGGGAATGACATTACGCTGAACGAGAAGCTGTTTGATCGAATAAAAACCGTTTATGATCATCGGGAAAGCCTCAAACTCGATCCGGAGAGCAGTATGCTGCTTGAGAAAACCTACAAACGGTTTGCCCGGAATGGCGCTAATCTCGACGAAAAAGGTAAAGAGCGGCTGCGGGCTATTGACAAAGAACTGTCGCAACTGTCGCTTCAGTTTGGGGAGAACGTACTCAACGAGACCAACGAGTATCTGATGGTAGTGACCGATGAGAAAGACCTGGCAGGATTGCCTGATTTTGCTCGCGAAGCCGCCAAAGCAACGGCTCAGCAAAAAGGGAAAGAAGGATGGGCGTTTACCCTGCAGGCTCCCAGCTATGGCCCTTTTATGCAGTATGCCGATAACCGTGAACTCCGCAAAAAACTCTTTCTGGCCTACAACGGCCGGGGTTTTCATGGCGACAAAAACGATAATTCGGCCATTATCGAAAAAATCGTAAACCTGCGCTATGAACGTGCTAATCTGCTGGGCTACAAAACCCACGCTGATTTTGTGCTGGAAGAAAGCATGGCTGGCTCAAAAGATAAAGTACAGTCGTTTCTCGACGAACTCGTTACCTATGCTCGTCCGGCAGCCGAACGTCAGCTTCTTGAGCTAACAACCTATGCCAAAGCACACGGATTTACGGAAGACAAACTGCAAAGCTGGGATAATAGCTACTATGCCGAAAAGCTGAAAAAAGAAAAGTATGACCTCGACGATGAAACGCTGAAACCGTATTTTAAGCTGGAAAACGTGCTCGATGGTGTTTTTACGGTCGCCAACAAACTGTATGGAATCACCTTCAAAGAGCGCAGCGATATACCGGTTTATAACTCGGAAGTAAAAACGTTCGATGTTTTTGATCGGAATGGCAAATTCGTAGCGGTGTTCTATGGCGACTATTTTCCGCGTGCCGGTAAGCGTAGCGGTGCCTGGATGAACGACATTCAGGGGCAGAAAGTGGAGAACGGCGAAAACATTCGTCCGCATATTGTTAATGTGTGCAACTTCACTCGTCCTACCGATACCAAGCCGTCTCTGCTGACTTTCTATGAAGTAACAACACTCTTCCATGAATTTGGCCATGCCCTGCATGGTATGCTGGCCAACGGAAAATATGAAAGCCTTACCGGAACCAGCGTTCCACGCGACTTTGTCGAACTGCCTTCGCAAGTGATGGAAAACTGGTGCTACGACCCCGAAGCATTGAAACTCTTTGCGAAGCACTACCAGACGGGCGAAGTGATTCCGAACGAGTTGATTGAGAAGATTCGGGCCAGCCAGAATTTCCTGGCGGGATTGGCTAATCTGCGCCAGTTGCGGTTTGGTCTGGTCGATATGTATTACCATAATCAGAAACCCACCGGCGAAAGCATTTCGCAGGTTGAAGGAAAAATTGATTCGGTGGCCAACCTGTTTCCCCGCGTTGAAGGAACGGCGTTTAGCCCGGCATTCTCACACATCTTTGCGGGCGGTTACTCGGCCGGCTATTACAGCTATAAATGGAGTGAAGTGCTCGATGCCGATGCGTTTGAGTTCTTTAAGGAAAAGGGAGGGCTCGACAACAAAGAAGCTGCCGAAAGCTTCCGTAAGAATGTGCTGGAGAAAGGTGGTAGTGAGAAACCAATGGAATTGTATAAGAAATTCCGGGGGCGCGAACCATCACCCAGGGCCATGCTACGCCGTAGCGGTTTGGTTTTATAG
- a CDS encoding Ig-like domain-containing protein: MEKLSDYLVRGAMLLLYASCAFCLLFASPPKAYAQSGSAACNTVTALTNPTFASLSVTSSQVAIVGGDAFSNKANLIDDDATFSTASTFSFLIGGSAWLEVKDLNATGGNVYPGGSFAGFVVDDNSLLAAVGTVTISTYLGSSNTAVETKTTGSLLATGILSGKSKVGFYTTSSFDRIRITYSGLVAGSLSVYAPLVERFCAGPALTCNTPTTPTAPTYPVFVDPINTGFSGVNVATISNQDNAISASTSDFASVNLLLSTGSASFAIKDQITDYPTGTFAGMDISSTNLLTAGVLNGLTISTYLNGTATGQSVTGASLVSVGSSLLSGTGRQVVGFIATAPFDEIKLTLSGVNAVGTTNIYGAVFESFCAGVDLTCNTLTPVTNPDQPVYVDGANTGIGALACVACSINNSQNVVDSDATNYATIDLTTGVAVSPTFAVANAVDTYPATTFAGFDIQTNTLLSANVLSTATITLYNNGSAVQTSTDNGLIIGATSSLLGSGFTRQIVGIVATVPFDEVKITFNQLVGADLGTIRIYNAIIQKNCATTLACNTTYSLNTPTFPVVINPKNTGVTGIVGASTTVQDAWNVVSASTTDFARITNTAGVAADATISVLDAVNTFPIGTFAGFTVKNVSGLVAADLFSRLTVTTYLDGTLQESRNAGNLLNLSVALFGSTSDFFNVGFVTTKQFDEIKLSVSPLVGLDVLGGSLDVYGAFIDTKTSTGGGLVCSITANPDFNVTNKGIPVSGNVSTNDTPVSGTTYGQPSGPASSPNGSTPSLTLTSTGSYTFTSATPGVYVYNVPICPPTSSTNCQTEPLTITVLDPTVTTNNPVANPDIAIVNGSDTTPSSATIKVTANDGPGNKGGTLGTPTIVTQPSHGTATVDGSGNVIYTPTPGYYGADTLTYQVCETPSGLCATADVTITVKDPAGANTTTVVDDYVSTTKGLLVTGNVKTNDSDAEGNNQTVTAQNVTVPGSGTLVLNSDGSFTFTPDPTFTGPVDFTYTTCDDGSPQACGNGTLHILVNPSGPDLTPIINLPSNNFTTSGANTVKNFTVGIYELVGQQTSSGNIVFTITVPFGYTLAFDNTSTSINVSGGSTTNVDNNKWTVTSNNGLQLTLTINAGQFIAANGFMNLGFTITRTVANSNSTANITVNVANDASETYDSNPVNNIYARNINAL, from the coding sequence ATGGAAAAACTATCCGACTATTTAGTTAGGGGAGCCATGCTACTGCTTTATGCTAGCTGTGCTTTTTGTTTACTTTTCGCCAGTCCGCCAAAGGCCTACGCGCAATCTGGTAGTGCAGCCTGTAATACCGTTACGGCATTAACCAATCCGACATTTGCCAGCTTGTCGGTAACCTCCAGTCAGGTTGCTATTGTTGGTGGCGATGCGTTTTCTAACAAGGCTAATCTGATTGATGACGATGCTACTTTTTCTACGGCGTCGACGTTTAGTTTTCTTATTGGAGGGTCGGCCTGGCTGGAAGTTAAAGATCTGAATGCTACCGGCGGAAACGTATATCCAGGAGGGTCATTTGCTGGATTTGTGGTCGATGATAATTCGCTGTTGGCCGCCGTTGGTACCGTAACAATTTCAACATACCTGGGGTCCAGCAATACGGCTGTTGAAACTAAAACTACAGGCTCTTTATTAGCGACAGGTATACTAAGTGGTAAATCGAAAGTTGGTTTTTATACAACCAGCAGTTTTGACAGAATCAGAATCACCTATTCTGGTTTAGTGGCTGGCTCATTGAGCGTATATGCTCCACTTGTTGAGCGGTTCTGTGCCGGGCCTGCATTAACCTGTAACACCCCAACAACACCGACTGCGCCTACGTACCCGGTTTTTGTTGATCCCATTAACACAGGATTTAGCGGTGTCAATGTAGCGACTATATCAAATCAGGATAATGCCATTAGTGCCAGCACAAGCGACTTTGCATCAGTTAATTTATTGCTGAGTACTGGTTCGGCATCGTTTGCCATTAAAGATCAGATCACTGATTATCCGACCGGAACCTTTGCCGGCATGGATATTTCCAGTACGAATTTGCTAACTGCAGGTGTTCTGAATGGATTAACCATTTCGACATACTTGAATGGTACGGCTACCGGGCAAAGCGTTACAGGTGCAAGTCTGGTTTCGGTTGGTAGTTCTCTTTTGAGCGGAACGGGCCGACAAGTGGTTGGTTTCATTGCAACGGCTCCATTCGATGAAATCAAGCTCACCTTAAGTGGTGTTAACGCGGTGGGGACCACTAACATCTACGGCGCTGTTTTTGAAAGCTTCTGTGCTGGCGTCGATCTGACCTGTAATACATTGACGCCAGTAACCAATCCCGATCAGCCAGTTTATGTGGACGGAGCAAATACCGGTATTGGTGCGTTGGCGTGCGTAGCCTGTAGCATCAATAACTCACAGAATGTGGTCGATAGCGATGCCACGAATTACGCAACGATCGATTTAACAACGGGAGTGGCGGTTAGTCCAACGTTTGCTGTGGCTAATGCGGTCGATACCTATCCGGCTACCACCTTTGCCGGGTTTGATATTCAGACCAATACCCTGCTGTCGGCAAATGTTCTGAGCACGGCAACGATTACACTTTATAACAACGGCAGCGCCGTACAAACCAGCACTGATAATGGGCTGATAATAGGAGCTACCAGCTCTCTGTTAGGGTCGGGCTTCACCCGCCAGATTGTTGGCATTGTAGCAACCGTTCCGTTCGATGAAGTGAAAATTACATTCAATCAGTTGGTAGGGGCCGATCTGGGGACGATACGGATCTATAATGCCATCATCCAGAAAAACTGTGCAACCACCCTTGCCTGTAACACAACCTACTCGCTCAATACGCCAACGTTCCCTGTTGTTATTAACCCGAAAAATACGGGCGTGACGGGTATCGTTGGTGCATCGACAACTGTGCAGGATGCCTGGAACGTGGTGTCGGCCAGCACTACTGATTTTGCCCGCATTACCAACACCGCCGGTGTGGCTGCCGATGCAACCATTTCGGTTCTGGATGCTGTCAATACCTTCCCGATTGGAACCTTCGCCGGATTTACGGTTAAAAACGTGTCTGGATTGGTAGCGGCTGATCTGTTCTCGCGACTGACAGTAACGACGTATCTTGATGGGACGTTACAGGAGTCGAGAAATGCCGGAAACCTGTTGAATTTGTCTGTTGCTTTGTTTGGATCGACATCCGATTTCTTCAATGTTGGTTTTGTTACGACAAAGCAGTTTGATGAAATTAAACTGAGTGTTTCTCCGCTGGTTGGTTTAGATGTTCTGGGCGGTAGCCTCGACGTTTATGGAGCCTTTATCGATACGAAAACCTCGACGGGGGGGGGGCTGGTTTGTTCCATTACGGCTAACCCTGACTTCAACGTGACGAATAAGGGCATTCCGGTTTCGGGCAATGTGAGCACCAACGACACACCCGTGTCGGGCACAACCTATGGCCAACCATCTGGCCCGGCCAGCAGCCCAAATGGGTCAACGCCCAGCCTGACACTTACCTCTACTGGCAGCTACACCTTCACAAGCGCGACTCCCGGTGTGTACGTATATAATGTACCGATATGTCCGCCCACGTCGAGCACGAATTGCCAGACCGAACCGCTCACCATTACGGTTCTCGATCCAACGGTAACGACCAATAACCCTGTGGCAAACCCAGATATTGCTATCGTAAATGGATCGGATACTACACCGAGCTCTGCTACCATTAAAGTAACGGCTAACGACGGACCGGGTAATAAAGGGGGCACATTAGGTACGCCGACTATTGTAACGCAGCCTTCGCACGGAACGGCAACGGTAGATGGCAGCGGCAACGTGATCTATACGCCTACCCCAGGTTATTATGGAGCAGACACGCTAACCTATCAGGTTTGTGAAACGCCAAGTGGTTTGTGTGCTACGGCAGATGTGACCATTACGGTGAAAGATCCGGCTGGTGCCAATACAACAACAGTTGTCGACGATTATGTAAGCACAACCAAAGGCTTGCTGGTGACGGGTAATGTGAAAACCAACGATAGTGATGCCGAAGGAAATAACCAGACGGTTACGGCTCAGAACGTTACCGTTCCGGGGTCGGGTACATTGGTGCTGAACTCGGATGGTAGTTTTACCTTCACACCAGACCCAACCTTCACGGGCCCCGTCGACTTTACCTATACAACTTGCGACGATGGTTCTCCCCAGGCTTGCGGTAATGGAACACTGCACATTCTGGTGAATCCTTCGGGGCCAGATCTGACGCCAATCATCAATTTGCCTTCGAATAACTTTACGACGTCTGGAGCAAACACAGTGAAAAATTTCACAGTAGGTATTTATGAACTGGTAGGCCAGCAGACTTCAAGTGGAAATATAGTATTCACGATAACGGTTCCATTTGGGTATACATTAGCTTTTGACAACACTAGCACGTCTATAAATGTGTCAGGTGGATCTACAACTAATGTAGATAATAATAAATGGACGGTCACATCGAATAATGGCTTGCAGTTGACTTTGACCATAAATGCCGGGCAATTTATTGCTGCAAATGGCTTTATGAATCTAGGTTTTACTATTACTCGTACGGTAGCTAACTCTAATAGTACGGCAAATATTACCGTTAATGTAGCCAATGATGCCTCCGAAACGTATGATAGCAACCCGGTAAATAATATTTACGCCAGAAATATTAATGCGTTATAA
- a CDS encoding T9SS type A sorting domain-containing protein — MTRKLLLVFLMGVGILSASYAQDPSVGGIASVPGSVSVGEAGTVQANFGNGSSAPISQTNNATWTINLPPNIGVTGFSFNPSAPSNLTTTIGTYDPSTGTIVTVVSSLGDVAGNANYLFTLNIVGLTVTAGAPISINAATTPPVGTNVSGNDNANGTIIVTAGAMPVSLISFTAKALEDRTVQLDWVTSLETNNKGFLVERSKDLKTFEKAGEIGEVAANSNAKKYYTLIDQNPFAGTSYYRLTQIDLSGKRTTFPAVSVVVREGDYGVFPNPVIKGQQFILSLDEPETAVVKMFSSDGRSLPVQKAGVQSGSLLLRTTANLSAGLYIVTVEERGLSRQHRIVVE; from the coding sequence ATGACCAGAAAACTTTTACTAGTTTTTCTAATGGGTGTGGGTATTCTTTCTGCCAGTTATGCGCAGGACCCCTCAGTGGGTGGAATCGCTTCGGTCCCTGGCTCCGTTTCTGTTGGCGAAGCAGGAACTGTTCAAGCTAATTTTGGTAACGGCAGTTCTGCTCCGATTTCTCAAACCAATAATGCAACCTGGACGATCAATCTTCCTCCTAACATTGGAGTAACGGGCTTTAGCTTTAACCCATCTGCTCCATCCAACCTAACTACAACCATTGGTACATACGACCCATCAACGGGGACTATCGTTACGGTGGTTAGTAGCTTAGGCGATGTGGCAGGTAATGCCAATTACCTGTTTACATTGAATATTGTTGGATTAACTGTAACGGCAGGTGCTCCTATCAGTATTAATGCTGCTACAACTCCACCTGTGGGAACGAATGTGTCAGGTAACGATAATGCTAATGGTACAATAATTGTTACTGCCGGTGCAATGCCTGTATCTCTCATCTCCTTCACGGCAAAAGCTCTGGAAGATCGTACGGTGCAGCTCGATTGGGTAACCTCGCTGGAAACCAATAACAAAGGCTTTCTGGTGGAGCGTAGTAAAGACCTGAAAACTTTTGAGAAGGCTGGTGAAATTGGCGAAGTGGCAGCCAATAGTAATGCCAAGAAATATTACACCCTGATTGATCAGAATCCATTTGCCGGTACGAGCTATTACCGGCTTACCCAGATTGACCTGAGTGGAAAAAGGACGACTTTCCCCGCTGTATCGGTAGTAGTTCGGGAAGGGGACTATGGCGTATTCCCGAATCCGGTTATAAAAGGTCAGCAATTTATTCTGAGTCTCGATGAGCCCGAAACGGCCGTTGTGAAAATGTTCTCATCAGATGGCCGTTCGTTACCTGTGCAAAAAGCAGGTGTTCAGTCGGGTAGCCTGCTGTTGCGTACCACGGCTAATTTATCGGCGGGTCTCTATATCGTAACGGTTGAGGAGCGCGGACTAAGCCGCCAGCATCGGATTGTTGTAGAATAG
- a CDS encoding PqqD family peptide modification chaperone → MNITSSSRIKRVSGQSSSVLGQETIVLNYEVGNYYELNEIGGFIWSLLEDNTPITVQEIKEKILDEFDVEESVCQAELMTFLESLLHEKLIEATV, encoded by the coding sequence ATGAATATTACATCCAGCAGTCGAATTAAACGAGTAAGTGGGCAATCGTCTTCCGTGTTAGGTCAGGAAACAATTGTGCTGAATTATGAAGTCGGGAATTATTACGAACTAAATGAAATCGGTGGGTTTATCTGGTCGCTTTTAGAAGATAATACGCCGATAACAGTGCAGGAAATAAAAGAAAAAATACTTGATGAATTTGATGTAGAAGAGAGTGTTTGTCAGGCCGAACTAATGACGTTTCTGGAATCGCTATTGCATGAGAAACTTATCGAAGCAACCGTCTAA
- a CDS encoding lasso peptide biosynthesis B2 protein: MRNLSKQPSKLGRFWHLNRKRKWLLVYAFGVLSVYKLLLFILPFRYFVKTDSGFKNKVHDSADTYLHECIWAIRVVSSHIPLGFTCLVQALSAKWLLRRGYDVQLRIGVQKNASRGFAAHAWITYNDKTILGEQTGQVFEPILEWK, encoded by the coding sequence ATGAGAAACTTATCGAAGCAACCGTCTAAACTGGGCAGGTTCTGGCACCTGAACCGGAAGCGGAAATGGCTTCTGGTTTATGCTTTCGGGGTGCTTTCTGTCTATAAATTGCTGTTGTTTATTTTGCCATTCAGGTATTTCGTAAAGACCGATTCCGGGTTTAAAAATAAAGTACACGACTCAGCCGATACCTATCTGCACGAATGTATCTGGGCCATTCGGGTAGTGAGTAGCCATATTCCCCTCGGGTTTACCTGTCTGGTTCAGGCCCTGAGTGCAAAATGGTTACTACGCCGTGGATACGATGTGCAGCTACGCATTGGGGTTCAGAAAAACGCCAGTCGGGGGTTTGCGGCCCATGCCTGGATCACATATAACGATAAAACAATCCTTGGCGAACAGACAGGCCAGGTCTTTGAGCCAATTCTGGAATGGAAATAA
- a CDS encoding serine kinase, whose amino-acid sequence MEISVQYYRAYGLNIASEVPLPHLAETQSGKPDLFISRGNIPPSPPLEPTKVYRAGLNARFAQDAEGKCWLVWPPLLSFLMVNENQLVLEADEVDADTLSLFTLSEALGLILFQKGYFLLHGSAIQINQKGVLFLGQPGAGKSTTVAAFSQKGVKVVCDDLVCIRINSSGRPSLIPAFPQIKIWESAVEGLGIEKKDLASVREGVNKFAWTEADSFDEHEVPLEQIFVLEPPLESGNPMHPVAKSQVPIELLNHFPLPDGLLNGTALKDYFEKSIEVANAISVVRMNRPANFQTLYDFVEYLKTTL is encoded by the coding sequence ATGGAAATAAGTGTACAATATTATAGGGCCTATGGCCTGAACATTGCTTCAGAAGTGCCACTCCCGCATCTTGCCGAAACTCAGTCAGGAAAGCCTGATTTATTCATTAGCCGCGGAAACATCCCCCCAAGTCCACCCTTAGAACCAACCAAAGTGTATCGAGCCGGGCTCAATGCCCGATTTGCTCAGGATGCTGAGGGGAAGTGCTGGCTGGTTTGGCCTCCCTTGCTGTCGTTTCTGATGGTAAACGAAAATCAACTGGTTCTGGAGGCAGACGAAGTCGATGCCGACACATTATCGCTCTTTACGCTTAGCGAAGCACTTGGCCTGATTCTGTTTCAAAAAGGGTATTTTCTGTTGCATGGTAGCGCCATTCAGATCAACCAGAAAGGGGTTCTATTTCTGGGGCAGCCGGGTGCTGGTAAATCAACGACGGTAGCCGCTTTTTCGCAGAAAGGTGTGAAAGTTGTATGTGACGATTTGGTGTGTATACGTATAAATAGCAGTGGAAGGCCATCGCTGATTCCGGCATTTCCGCAAATAAAAATCTGGGAAAGTGCGGTTGAAGGGTTAGGTATCGAAAAAAAAGATCTGGCATCGGTGCGCGAGGGCGTTAATAAGTTTGCCTGGACAGAGGCCGATTCGTTTGACGAACATGAAGTGCCGCTGGAGCAGATTTTTGTGCTGGAACCCCCACTCGAAAGCGGCAATCCGATGCATCCGGTGGCAAAAAGTCAGGTGCCGATTGAACTGCTCAATCATTTTCCGTTGCCTGATGGGCTACTGAATGGAACGGCCCTAAAAGACTATTTTGAAAAGAGCATTGAAGTTGCCAATGCTATTTCGGTGGTCAGAATGAATCGCCCGGCCAATTTTCAGACGCTCTATGACTTTGTCGAATACCTGAAAACGACTCTATAA
- a CDS encoding nucleotidyltransferase family protein gives MADRSAEIRFLLMACALELSASRKKQLGDFLAQYPLDWKRVYGLAKRHRLIPYLCRTLPALTQVNESFLQTIQNDNKLMAIDGLVKQQQYRLLDALLNKHGIGHMAFKGVYLAEHGYPDPSLRISGDIDVLVDQSLAFRAIEILQAEKYSLSPKHQLYFQDGEQKLLDDLYEVSLFKQVFNNPIDIDLHWKILCFNKDYAGFDLSYIQSQPTHSHELQVVLLVSHHGVTNIWQQIYYINDLYFLLNGKPTDWLWLLAEMRRYGLERVFLVGLYWCQELWSLAMPETIRNLLADDAIRSLANGYEANWESDEPIEFSPLVLSQLTFFAKTQQQTRKKLKIYATFATSRVFRASTFKIGKQLVYIPREFGPITVFIRAIRSFSRFFVPAK, from the coding sequence ATGGCCGATCGATCTGCCGAAATTCGCTTTCTGTTGATGGCCTGTGCGCTGGAGTTGTCGGCTTCCCGAAAAAAACAGCTAGGCGATTTTCTGGCTCAGTATCCGCTGGATTGGAAACGGGTGTATGGGCTGGCCAAACGGCATCGGCTGATTCCGTATCTATGTCGAACCCTACCTGCTCTTACTCAGGTAAACGAATCGTTTCTGCAGACGATCCAGAACGATAATAAGCTGATGGCCATCGATGGTTTGGTGAAACAGCAACAGTATCGGCTGCTCGATGCGCTGCTGAACAAGCACGGCATTGGGCACATGGCCTTTAAGGGTGTCTATCTGGCCGAGCACGGCTATCCTGACCCGAGTCTACGGATTAGTGGCGATATTGATGTGCTGGTCGATCAGTCATTGGCGTTCCGGGCAATTGAAATCCTACAAGCCGAAAAATATAGCCTTAGCCCTAAACACCAGCTTTATTTTCAGGATGGAGAACAGAAACTTCTCGACGATCTGTATGAAGTTAGTCTGTTCAAACAGGTTTTCAATAACCCGATCGATATTGATTTGCACTGGAAAATTCTGTGCTTCAATAAAGATTATGCCGGATTTGATCTGAGCTACATTCAATCGCAACCGACGCATTCACACGAATTGCAGGTGGTTTTACTGGTCTCGCACCATGGCGTAACCAACATTTGGCAGCAGATTTATTATATCAACGATCTCTATTTTCTGCTAAACGGCAAACCTACCGATTGGTTGTGGCTACTGGCCGAAATGCGTCGGTATGGCCTTGAACGGGTTTTTCTGGTGGGGTTATACTGGTGTCAGGAGCTATGGTCGTTGGCTATGCCCGAAACAATCCGAAACCTACTGGCTGATGATGCAATACGCTCGTTGGCCAATGGGTATGAAGCCAACTGGGAATCGGACGAGCCGATTGAGTTTAGTCCGCTGGTATTGAGTCAGTTAACGTTTTTTGCCAAAACGCAGCAGCAGACCCGAAAAAAGCTGAAAATTTACGCTACGTTCGCTACAAGTCGGGTATTTAGGGCCAGCACGTTCAAGATAGGGAAACAACTGGTCTATATTCCGAGGGAGTTTGGCCCAATCACGGTCTTTATTCGGGCAATTCGCTCGTTTTCCCGCTTTTTCGTTCCTGCAAAATAG